Proteins from a genomic interval of Paenibacillus sp. FSL H8-0048:
- a CDS encoding YxcD family protein → MGVTVLSMDEIINAICLHMAERKAVRVEEVQVELSWDEDTGYTAEVWIQGRSQYLVESNMIESILRYVHSEYGIRAYREDVRLELDEEITAVVNT, encoded by the coding sequence ATGGGTGTTACTGTTCTCAGCATGGACGAGATTATCAATGCGATCTGCCTGCATATGGCGGAACGTAAGGCTGTGCGGGTGGAGGAAGTCCAGGTGGAACTGAGCTGGGACGAGGACACCGGCTACACCGCAGAGGTCTGGATACAGGGAAGAAGCCAGTACCTGGTGGAGTCCAACATGATTGAGTCTATTCTTCGCTACGTACACAGCGAATACGGCATCCGTGCCTACCGTGAAGATGTACGGCTGGAGCTGGACGAAGAGATTACAGCGGTTGTGAACACGTAA
- a CDS encoding beta-class carbonic anhydrase has translation MSQITDIMEFNKHFVEEKAYESYLTSRFPDKKMLIITCMDTRLVELLPKAMNFKNGDVKIIKNAGAVISQPFGSVMRSVMVALYELDADEVIVVGHYECGMASLNADKMINSIKERGVSDEVLSTLENSGIKLTKWLRGFDNVEEGVIQTVELIKRHPLLPPNVPIHGMIIDPATGALELVSDGYAD, from the coding sequence ATGAGTCAGATTACAGACATTATGGAGTTCAACAAGCATTTTGTAGAGGAAAAGGCATACGAGAGCTATCTGACCAGCCGCTTCCCGGATAAAAAAATGCTGATCATCACCTGCATGGACACACGGCTTGTTGAGCTTCTGCCCAAGGCCATGAATTTCAAGAACGGTGATGTCAAAATCATCAAGAACGCCGGAGCCGTCATCTCCCAGCCGTTCGGCAGTGTCATGCGCAGCGTCATGGTTGCGCTATACGAGCTGGATGCAGACGAAGTCATCGTCGTCGGGCATTATGAATGCGGCATGGCTTCCCTGAACGCGGACAAGATGATTAACTCCATCAAGGAGCGCGGCGTCTCCGATGAAGTGCTCAGCACGCTGGAGAATTCGGGAATTAAGCTGACGAAATGGCTGCGCGGGTTTGACAATGTCGAGGAGGGGGTAATTCAGACTGTGGAGCTGATTAAGCGCCATCCCTTACTCCCCCCAAACGTACCTATTCACGGCATGATCATCGATCCGGCTACCGGAGCGCTTGAGCTTGTCTCGGACGGATACGCGGACTAA
- a CDS encoding carboxypeptidase M32: MEQQVREQWDKFSELLSKIKGYYEAIGLLGWDLRTGAPRKGVEIRSATLGMLSAEAFKLQVSEEIRAFTEYLSRPEVAEQLDSNQNKIVKDTRKEYQRSKSIPSKTFEEYSVLTAHAQTVWEEAKDENDFASFEPYLTKIVALKQEFIDYWGVQGSRYDTLLDMYEPDLTVEKVDAIFTRLRSRLVPLAEAINASPNKPDTGFLSQIFPKEQQEKFGLFLLEQMGYDFEAGRLDESVHPFATGLNPGDVRITTNYLLDNVTSSIFSSLHEGGHALYEQNFGEELIGTPLAQGASMGIHESQSRLWENMIGRSRAFWQRYYGDLQQHFPEQLADVEMEDFYRAINSVGNSFIRIEADELTYNLHIIVRYEIEKLIFNEGLEVKDLPKTWNAKYQEYLGITPPTDALGVLQDVHWSGGDFGYFASYSLGNMYAAQMLNTLRKELPEFEELIAAGNLLPIKEWLTGKVYRYGQSLTPSQIIEQVTGEPLNPDYLADYLEAKYAELYKL; encoded by the coding sequence ATGGAACAGCAGGTCCGGGAACAATGGGATAAATTCAGCGAGTTATTATCTAAAATCAAAGGCTATTATGAAGCAATTGGACTTCTGGGCTGGGATCTGCGTACAGGTGCGCCCCGCAAAGGCGTAGAGATCCGTTCCGCCACGCTTGGTATGCTGAGTGCAGAGGCGTTCAAACTCCAGGTATCGGAAGAGATCAGGGCGTTCACAGAGTATCTCAGCCGCCCCGAAGTAGCGGAGCAACTGGATAGCAATCAGAATAAGATTGTGAAGGATACCCGCAAGGAGTACCAGCGCAGTAAGAGCATTCCGTCCAAGACCTTCGAGGAATATTCGGTGCTCACCGCCCATGCGCAGACCGTCTGGGAAGAGGCTAAGGATGAGAATGATTTCGCCTCCTTCGAGCCGTATCTGACCAAGATTGTGGCCCTCAAACAAGAATTCATTGATTATTGGGGTGTGCAAGGCTCGCGTTATGACACATTGCTGGATATGTACGAGCCGGATTTGACGGTTGAGAAGGTGGATGCCATCTTCACCCGTTTGCGCAGCCGTCTTGTACCGCTGGCCGAAGCGATCAATGCCTCGCCGAACAAGCCGGACACCGGATTTCTGAGCCAGATCTTCCCCAAGGAGCAACAGGAGAAATTCGGCCTCTTCTTACTTGAGCAGATGGGGTATGATTTCGAGGCAGGACGTCTGGATGAGAGTGTGCATCCGTTCGCTACCGGCCTGAACCCCGGCGATGTACGCATCACAACGAACTATCTGCTAGACAATGTGACCAGCTCCATCTTCAGCTCGCTGCATGAGGGCGGACATGCCCTGTACGAGCAGAATTTCGGAGAAGAGCTGATTGGTACACCGCTGGCACAGGGTGCTTCCATGGGAATTCATGAATCCCAGTCCAGGCTGTGGGAGAATATGATCGGCCGCAGCCGGGCTTTCTGGCAGCGTTACTATGGCGATCTGCAGCAGCATTTCCCGGAGCAGCTTGCGGACGTGGAGATGGAAGACTTTTACCGGGCGATCAACAGTGTAGGCAACTCCTTCATTCGGATCGAAGCTGATGAACTAACGTATAACCTGCATATTATTGTGCGCTATGAGATTGAGAAGCTGATTTTCAATGAAGGGCTTGAAGTCAAGGACCTGCCTAAGACCTGGAACGCGAAGTATCAGGAATACTTAGGGATTACACCACCGACGGATGCGCTTGGCGTGCTCCAGGATGTTCATTGGTCCGGTGGAGATTTCGGCTATTTCGCTTCCTATTCCTTGGGTAACATGTATGCAGCCCAGATGTTGAACACCCTGCGTAAGGAGCTGCCGGAGTTCGAGGAGCTGATTGCCGCCGGTAACCTGCTGCCGATCAAGGAATGGCTGACGGGCAAGGTATACCGCTACGGCCAGAGCCTGACCCCTTCGCAGATTATTGAGCAAGTCACAGGCGAACCGCTTAATCCCGATTATCTGGCAGATTATCTGGAAGCGAAGTATGCGGAGCTCTATAAGCTATAA
- the trhA gene encoding PAQR family membrane homeostasis protein TrhA — MANTHTYSRKEEVANAVTHGIGAVLSIAALVLLVVYAAQNGTAWHVVSFSIYGATMLLLYFNSTMVHSLREGKAKDFFEFLDHSSIYLFIAGTYTPFMLVAIRGPLGWTLFGIAWGVAVFGVFFKAFFVKKFLFMSTIFYIAMGWMIVIAWSPLSQAVASGGMTLLVAGGLMYTLGTVFYVWRGFPYHHAIWHLFVLAGTVLHFFVVLLYILPIH, encoded by the coding sequence ATGGCTAATACTCACACTTACAGCCGCAAGGAAGAAGTTGCTAATGCGGTTACTCACGGGATCGGCGCTGTCTTAAGCATTGCTGCATTGGTGCTGCTGGTCGTATACGCTGCTCAGAATGGCACAGCCTGGCATGTAGTCAGTTTCTCCATTTATGGCGCTACTATGCTGCTGCTGTATTTTAATTCAACGATGGTGCATAGTCTCAGGGAGGGGAAAGCGAAGGATTTCTTTGAATTTCTTGACCATTCCTCAATTTATTTATTCATTGCCGGAACGTATACCCCGTTCATGCTGGTGGCGATCCGCGGACCGCTGGGCTGGACTTTATTTGGTATCGCTTGGGGCGTGGCGGTATTCGGTGTTTTCTTCAAGGCCTTTTTCGTCAAAAAATTCCTGTTCATGTCCACCATCTTCTATATTGCGATGGGCTGGATGATCGTAATCGCCTGGAGCCCTCTGTCCCAGGCTGTTGCCAGCGGCGGGATGACACTGCTGGTAGCAGGGGGGCTGATGTACACGCTCGGCACCGTCTTTTATGTATGGCGGGGCTTCCCGTATCATCATGCGATCTGGCATTTATTCGTGCTTGCCGGAACCGTCTTGCACTTCTTCGTTGTATTGTTATATATTCTCCCTATTCATTAA